The following coding sequences are from one Arachis hypogaea cultivar Tifrunner chromosome 7, arahy.Tifrunner.gnm2.J5K5, whole genome shotgun sequence window:
- the LOC112702706 gene encoding protein TIC110, chloroplastic: MNPSTLTPSSSRSLLSPSPFLQPTTLNHQRRRFRVSFPRCSDDRTSSSSSPPPPSKPQRDLKGLEVLVDKLSPPVRLATSAVIVAGAVAAGYGLGTRFGGSRTAALGGAVALGAAGGAAAYALNASAPQVAAVNLHNYVAGIDDPSKLKKEDIEGIANRYGVSKQDEAFKAEICDIYAEFVSSVLPPGGEELKGDEVDRIISFKNSIGIDDPDAAAMHMEIGRKIFRQRLEVGDRDADIEQRRAFQKLIYVSNLVFGDASSFLLPWKRVFKVTDSQVEVAVRDNAQRLYAAKLNSVGRDINAGQLVALREAQILYRLSDEVAGNLFREHTRKLVEENITTAIGVLKSRTRGVPGVSQAVEELDRVLSFNNLLTSFQHQIDVDRFARGVGPVSLIGGEHDGDRKIEDLKLLYRAYVSDALSGGRMEDNKIAALNQLRNIFGLGKREAEAISLDVTSKVYRKRLAQSVTDGELEMADSKAAFLQKLCDELHFDPEKAGELHEEIYRQKLQQCVADGELSEEDVKALLRLRVMLCVPQQIVEAAHADICGSLFQKVVREAIASGVDGYDAETKKSVRKAAHGLRLTRETAMSIASKAVRQIFINYIKRARSAGSRTESAKELKKMIAFNTLVVTQLVEDIKGESADASTEEPVKEDIVVTTEDEEWDSIQTLKKIRPDKELVEKLGKPGQTEITLKDDLPERDRTDLYKTYLLYCLTGEVTRVPFGAQITTKKDDSEYIFLNQLGGILGLSGKEIVEVHRSLAEQAFRQQAEVILADGQLTKARVEQLNNLQKQVGLPQEYAQKIIKSITTTKMAAAIETAVTQGRLNIKQIRELKEANVELDSMVSENLRETLFKKTVEDIFSSGTGEFDEDEVYEKIPMDLNINKEKARGVVRELAQARLKNSLVQAVSLLRQRKHPGVVSSLNDLLACDKAVPAQPQSWEVPEELADLYTIYLKSDPTPEKLARLQYLLGISDSTAAALKDVGDALLNSTAEEENFVF, encoded by the exons ATGAACCCTTCCACCCTCACTCCTTCATCTTCCCGTTCTCTTCTATCACCCTCTCCTTTCCTCCAACCAACAACCTTAAACCACCAACGACGCCGTTTCAGGGTCTCCTTCCCTCGCTGTTCCGATGACCGCACTTCCTCATCCTCTTCTCCCCCTCCGCCGTCCAAACCGCAGAGGGACCTCAAGGGACTCGAAGTCCTCGTTGACAAGTTGTCGCCGCCTGTCAGGCTAGCCACCTCCGCCGTCATCGTTGCCGGCGCTGTCGCCGCCGGGTATGGCCTCGGGACGCGCTTTGGTGGCAGTCGAACTGCCGCGTTGGGCGGTGCTGTCGCTCTAGGCGCCGCCGGTGGTGCCGCAGCGTATGCACTGAACGCCTCTGCTCCGCAGGTTGCGGCGGTGAATTTGCATAACTACGTTGCTGGAATTGATGACCCTTCGAAGTTGAAGAAGGAAGATATTGAAGGCATTGCCAATAG GTATGGTGTGAGCAAGCAAGATGAGGCTTTTAAGGCAGAGATTTGTGATATATACGCCGA GTTTGTGTCGTCTGTCCTTCCTCCTGGTGGTGAGGAACTTAAAGGTGATGAGGTTGATAGGATAATCAGTTTCAAGAATTCCATAGGGATTGATGACCCAGATGCAGCAGCTATGCATATGGAG ATTGGTAGGAAAATCTTCAGGCAAAGGCTGGAAGTTGGGGACCGTGATGCTGATATTGAACAACGCCGG GCGTTTCAAAAGTTGATTTATGTGTCGAATCTTGTATTTGGAGATGCATCATCATTCCTTCTGCCTTGGAAGCGTGTTTTCAAGGTCACTGATTCCCAG GTTGAAGTAGCTGTCCGTGACAATGCTCAGCGATTGTATGCTGCGAAGCTGAACTCAGTTGGCAGAG ATATTAATGCAGGACAACTTGTTGCACTTAGGGAAGCTCAAATTTTATATCGCCTTTCTGATGAG GTTGCGGGGAACTTGTTTAGAGAGCACACAAGGAAATTGGTGGAGGAAAATATTACCACAGCGATTGGTGTTCTTAAATCTCGCACTAGAGGAGT TCCTGGGGTCAGCCAAGCAGTTGAGGAGCTTGATAGGGTATTGTCATTCAATAATTTACTTACCTCATTCCAGCACCAGATAGATGTGGATCGGTTTGCCCGTGGTGTCGGTCCAGTTTCTTTAATAG GTGGTGAGCATGACGGTGATAGAAAAATAGAGGACTTGAAACTTCTTTACAGGGCATATGTTTCAGATGCTTTATCTGGTGGGCGCATGGAAGATAATAAG ATTGCTGCACTAAATCAATTGAGAAATATATTTGGATTGGGCAAACGCGAGGCAGAAGCCATTTCACTTGATGTTACATCCAAGGTATATCGTAAACGACTTGCACAGTCTGTCACAGATGGCGAgttagagatggcagatagcAAAGCAGCATTCCTTCAAAAGCTATGTGATGAATTGCATTTTGATCCAGAAAAGGCCGGTGAACTTCATGAAG AAATTTACCGGCAAAAGCTTCAGCAATGTGTGGCTGATGGGGAGCTCAGTGAGGAAGATGTTAAAGCTTTGTTGAGGCTACGTGTGATGCTGTGTGTACCTCAACAGATTGTTGAAGCAGCGCATGCAGATATCTGTGGCAGTTTGTTTCAAAAG GTTGTCAGAGAAGCAATTGCATCCGGGGTTGATGGATATGATGCTGAAACCAAGAAATCCGTACGAAAAGCAGCACATGGCTTGCGACTTACCAGGGAGACTGCTATGTCTATTGCAAGCAAGGCA GTAAGGCAGATATTTATTAACTACATAAAACGTGCACGATCAGCAGGAAGTCGTACAGAGTCTGCGAAGGAACTGAAGAAGATGATAGCTTTCAACACCTTGGTGGTGACTCAGTTGGTGGAGGACATTAAAGGGGAGTCGGCTGATGCCTCAACTGAAGAACCAGTGAAGGAGGACATTGTTGTGACAACAGAAGATGAAGAATGGGATTCAATTCAAACACTCAAAAAAATTAGACCAGACAAAGAACTCGTGGAAAAATTGGGAAAGCCTGGCCAGACAGAAATTACTCTTAAAGATGACCTTCCAGAAAGGGACAGGACTGATCTTTACAAGACGTACTTACTTTACTGTCTAACCGGTGAAGTGACAAGGGTTCCATTTGGTGCTCAGATCACTACAAAGAAGGATGATTcagaatatatttttctaaatcaGCTCGGTGGGATCCTGGGATTGAGTGGTAAAGAAATAGTTGAAGTACATAGGAGTCTAGCCGAGCAAGCATTTAGGCAACAAGCTGAGGTAATTTTAGCTGATGGACAATTAACGAAGGCCAGGGTGGAGCAGCTTAATAACCTGCAGAAGCAAGTAGGTTTACCTCAAGAATATGCTCAGAAAATAATCAAGAGTATAACCACCACAAAGATGGCAGCGGCCATTGAAACTGCTGTGACACAAGGAAGGCTCAATATTAAGCAGATTAGAGAACTTAAGGAAGCCAATGTTGAGTTAGACAGCATGGTATCCGAGAACTTGAGGGAGACCCTCTTCAAAAAAACTGTTGAGGATATTTTCTCATCAGGCACCGGAGAGTTTGATGAGGATGAAGTATATGAAAAAATCCCGATGGATCTCAACATTAACAAAGAGAAAGCAAGAGGGGTTGTTCGTGAGCTCGCACAAGCTAGATTAAAAAACTCGCTTGTCCAGGCCGTGTCGCTATTAAGACAGAGAAAACATCCAGGAGTG GTTTCTTCTCTCAATGATTTGCTGGCTTGTGACAAAGCAGTACCTGCACAACCGCAATCATGGGAAGTGCCAGAGGAACTTGCTGATTTATACACTATATACTTGAAGAGTGATCCGACTCCTGAGAAATTGGCGAGATTGCAGTATCTACTCGGCATAAGTGATTCTACAGCAGCTGCTCTAAAGGAtgttggagatgctttgctcaaTAGCACTGCTGAGGAAGAGAACTTTGTATTCTGA